In a genomic window of Puniceicoccus vermicola:
- a CDS encoding YceI family protein, with amino-acid sequence MKKSFILATASLVALASLASAAPKTFKADPAHSSINFKIRHFFTPIPGNFGEFEATIVYDEADPSKSSATASIEVESIDTDNDKRDDHLQSDDFFNEEANPEITFKSTSWEKTGDNEFDVKGDLTMAGQTKEVDLVAKMLGAKKNQKGVLVSGWEITGTIDRRDWGINYGQGIVGNEVDIDIFIEAPEA; translated from the coding sequence ATGAAAAAATCCTTCATTCTTGCAACGGCCTCATTAGTAGCTCTCGCATCCCTTGCCTCTGCCGCCCCAAAAACTTTCAAGGCCGATCCCGCGCACTCTAGCATCAATTTTAAGATCCGTCACTTCTTCACGCCGATCCCCGGAAACTTTGGGGAATTTGAAGCGACCATCGTTTATGATGAAGCGGATCCGTCGAAAAGTAGCGCTACCGCCTCAATCGAGGTCGAAAGTATCGATACCGATAATGACAAGCGCGATGACCACCTTCAGTCCGATGATTTCTTCAATGAAGAAGCCAATCCGGAAATTACCTTCAAGTCCACCTCGTGGGAGAAAACTGGAGACAACGAATTTGACGTGAAGGGAGATTTGACAATGGCGGGTCAGACCAAGGAAGTGGATCTGGTCGCTAAAATGTTAGGCGCCAAGAAAAACCAGAAGGGTGTATTGGTCTCCGGTTGGGAAATCACCGGAACCATCGACCGCCGCGACTGGGGAATCAACTATGGCCAGGGCATCGTCGGAAACGAAGTCGACATCGATATCTTCATCGAAGCTCCCGAAGCCTGA